The genomic DNA CCGCGCGGCGGGTACTAGTGGCGTTGCGTGTGGTAGCGCGGAATCCGCTCGGCGTCGTTCCTGGTGCGCTTCGCGTTTGGATTGCGCATTGTGCTGCCGTTGGCGTGTGGTGCGGCGCGCGTACCTCTGGCTACGTATCGCGGCGTCGCTCCTGGGGTCGGCACTCTGGACGCTGGTGTTCGCGCTTATTGGCTATGCCGCCGGTGAGGCCGCTGTGCGCGCGGTGGGCCATGTCGGGCGGGCCGGCGAGATCATTGGTGCGCTCGTGGTCACGGCCGCAGTGTATGCGTTCATTCGCTGGAACCGCGTGCGGCGCGCGAAGAAAGATGAGCGCAAGCGGCGGAAAGCGCAGCAGGGAATCGCGGCACCTTGACGCAGGAAGGGTTTCGCTCTCAATTGGCGTCAGTGGGCCGCAGTACTATTCCAATCGTATGAGCCAATCCGCCTTCAACGAACGCGAGATCTGCACCAAATTCATCACCCCGGCCTTGAGGATTCAGGCTGGGGATGAGATGACGCAAATCCGTGAAGGTATCGTTTCACGCGTGGGCGCATCATCGTACGCGGCAAGCTGGTGACGACGCGGGAAGTCGAAACGGGCCGATTACGTATTGTACGCCAAGCCCAATATCCCGATCGCGATCATCGAAGCCAAGGACGGCACCCACATGGTGTGGTGACGGAATGCAACAGGGACTCGAGTACGCGGAAACCGGCATCCCGTTCGTATTCTCGTCAAATGGCACGGGCTTCGTGTTTCACGACCGCACGGGCGCGAGCAAGACACTCGAGACCACCATTACGCTCGCCCAGTTTCCATCGCCCACCGAGTTGTGGGAGCGCTATCGTGCGTGGAAGGGGCTGACGGACAAGCAGTCTGAGATTGTACTGCAGGACTACTACGACGACGGCAGCGGAAAGGCCCCGCGCTACTACCAAGTGAGCGCTGTGAACGCCGCCATGGAAGCCATCGCCAAGGGACGCGATCGCATTCTGCTGGTCATGGCCACGGGCACCGGAAGACGTACACCGCCTTTCAGATCATCTGGCGACTGTGGAAAGCGGGACGCAAAACGCATTCTGTTCTTGGCCGATCAGCATCACAATTGACCAGACCATGGTGAAGGGCGACCAGTAGTTTGGCGCGGCTATGGCCAAGCTGTCCACCACCAGCAAAACCATCGAGCGGCAGGATGGCACGAGGCAGGATCTGGCTCTCGCCCTCGATAGCAGACGCCGCATCGATACCGCCTACGAGATCTACCTCGGCCTATACCAAGCCATTACGGGCCCCGAAGAGCGGCAGAAGCTATTCCGGGAGTTTTCGCCAAGTTCTTCGATCCAGATCGTCATCGACGAATGTCATCGCGGCAGCGCCGCCGAAGACTCGGCGTGGCGTGAAATTCTTGAGTACTTCTCGGGCGCCACGCAAATCGGCCTCACCGCAACGCCCAAGGAAACCAAGTACGTCTCGAATATCGCGTACTTCGGAGAACCGGTTTTCTCCTATTCGCTCAAGCAGGGCATTCGCGACGGATTCCTGGCCCCGTACAAGGTGGTAAAAGTCCACATTGACCGGGATGTTGAAGGGTACCGTCCAGAGCGCGGCCAGCTTGATCTCGATGGCGAGGATATCGAGGACCGCATCTACAACACCAAGGACTTCGACCGCACGTTGGTGTTGGATGAGCGTACCAAGCTGGTTGCCCGAAAGGTCACCGAGTTTCTGAAGGAGAGCGGCGACCGATTCCAGAAGACCATCGTGTTCTGCGTGGATACCGAGCACGCCAGTCCGAATGCGGCAGGCGTTGGTGAACGGGAATGCTGATCTCGTGGCCAAGAATCACCGGTACATCATGCGCATCACCGGCAACGATCCCGAAGGGCGGGCCGAGCCCTGGGGAATTTCATCGACCCGGAGTCGGAGTACCCCGTCATCGTGACCACGTCGCGCTTGCTGTCCACGGGCGTGGATGCGCAGACCTGCCGCCCAGTTGGCTGCTCGATCCCGAAATTGGCTCGATGTCCGAGTTCAAGCAGACCTTGGGACGCGGCACGCCTAGGGGCGCAAGAACACGCACAAGTACTACTTCACTCTGATCGACTTTCGCGGCGCTACCAATCATTTCGCCGATCCCGACTTCGATGGTGAACCGGTGCAGATCTACAAGCCGGGTGAGGGCGATCCCGTGGCGCCGCCCGACGATGTACCCGCTCTGGATGGCGATGGCAACGAGCTGCCGATCGAGCCGGGGTCAGACGAAGTGCTGGTAGACGTCCCGCTCGATCCAACCATCCCCTCGGTGGGCGGCGGGCGCAAGAAGATCTACGTGTACGGAGTGCCGGCAAAAATCATCGCTGAACGCATCGAGTACCTGGACGAGAGCGGCAAGCTGGTCACGGAGAGTCTGCGCGACTACACCAAAGCCGCGCTCACCCAGCCGATTCGCCAATCTCGACGACTTCCCGGCGCGTTGGCGTACCGCCGACCGAAGGCGGCCATCGTGGAGGAGCTCGAAGCCGAAGGGCTGCCGCTCACCTATCGCTCGGGAACTTGGGACCGATCTCGATCGTTCGATCTCATTTGCCGTGTGGCCTTCGGTCGTAAGCCGCTCACTCGGCGTGAGCGCGCCGAGCACGTGAAGAAGCGAGATCCGTTCAGCAAGTACGGAACGCAGGCGCGGGCCATTCTCGAAGCGCTGTTGGCGAAGTATGCCGACGAAGGCGTGCTCAATCTGGACGACGCCAACGTGCTCAAGCTGGCACCACTCTCGGGGATGGGCACACCGATGCAGCTTATATCCGCGTTCGGCGGCAAGGACGGCTACGACCGCGCCATCCACGAACTGCAATCCGCTCTCTATCAGGACGTCGCGTAACGCATGTCAGTTCGCAATATCGACAAGTCGATTCAAGACATCATGCGCCAGGACAGCGGCGTGGATGGCGACGCGCAGCGCATCAGTCAACTGTGCTGGATGTTCTTCCTCAAGATCATCGACGATCAGGACAAGGAACTCGGGTGCTGGAGGGCGTACAAGTCAGCATCCCAGCCAGTTTCCAGTGGCGCACCTGGGCGGCCAACTGAGGGATCACGGGTGACGAACTGCTGACGTTCGTAAACGCGGAGCTGTTCCCGGCGTTCAAGAACCTCACCGTATCGCCCAAGCCCGGCGATCGCCGGCAGGTGAAATGAAGGGCGTGTTCGAGGACGCCTACAACTACATGAAGTCGGGCCAGTTGATGCGGCAGGTCATCAACAAAATCAACGGCGTCGACTTCAACTCGCTCACCGATCGGCAACACTTTGGTGATATCTACGAGCAGGTGTTGAACGACCTGCAGTCGGCCGGCAACGCGGGCGAATACTACACGCCGCGCGCCGTCACGGCATTCATGGTCGATCGCATCGATCCGCATCCCGGCGAGGTGCTGTTCGATCCGTCGTGTGGCACCGGTGGGTTTCTCACCTGCGCCATTCGCCACATGCGCGAGCAGTACGTGAAGAAGCCGGCCGTACGCCAGCATCGGCACGAATCTGTTGTTCTTCGAGAAGGGCACGCCGACGAGTGACATCTGGTATTGGGAGCATCGCGTGCCAGCGGGGCAGAAGGCCTATTCGATGACCAGGCCCATTCGCGTGGAGCACTTTGCCGACTGCGTGGAGTGGTGGGGCGGGGCCAAGCGCGCTAGTCGTGCCGAGACGCCGCAGAGTTGGAAGGTGACGGCGGAGGAGGTGAAGGCGCGCGGGTACAACCTGGATATCAAGAACCCGCACGTGGTCGCGGATGATCATGGGGATCCGGAGACGCTGCTGGCGGCGCTGAATGCGGCCGAGGCGGAGACAGGCCGACTGCGGGAGCAGCTGAAGGCGATTCTGGCTGAGGCGTTGACGCGATGAGTGTGGCGCGGGTGCTGGAGTATTACGACCGGGTGGCGGATGCGCCGGATGCGGTAGGGAAGCTGCGGCGGTTTGTGCTGGATCTGGCGGTGCGGGGGAAGCTGGTGGAGCAGGATGACGCGGACGAGTCGGCCAACAGCCTCATTTCCCGCATTGCTTCCGAAAGGAAGCGTCGCGTCGGCGCCGACGAGTTGCGTAAGAGCGTGCGACACCCTCGAGGTCCCGGGAGCGATGGCACTTTCAAACTGCCGCGCGGCTGGTCATGGAAGCTCCCTCGCTGAGATCGGGCTGATCAATCCGCGAAATTCTGTCGATGACGGAACATCCGCCTCTTTTGTGCCGATGGCGCAGATTGATGCGGCCTACGGGGGCACCTCCGGCCACGAGGTTCGGCGTTGGAGAAATCAAAGGCGTACACCCACTTCGCGGAGGGCGATGTCGCACTCGCGAAGATCACACCGTGCTTCAAGAACGGAAAGTCAACTGTTTTTCGGAACCTGACCAACGGGATTGGTGCCGGAACGACGGAGCTTCACGTTGTGCGGCCAATCATCGTAGTGCCGGAATACGTACTGGCCTACTTGAAGAGCCCATCGTTTGTCAACGAAGGCATTCCGCGAATGACTGGCACTGCAGGTCAGAAGCGAGTGCCGTCGGACTATTTCGCGAACACGCCGTTGCCACTGCCTCCCCTTGCCGAGCAGCATCGCATCGTCACCCGAAGGTCGAAGAGCTGATGGCCCTGTGCGATCAGCTGGAAGCGGCCCGTGCGGATCGCGAGGCCACGCGGGAGCGATTCACCGTCGCGACCTTCGGTCGCCTTACGGCAACGAACGTCGGCCTAGCGGAGTTTCAGGAGGAGGCACGGTTCGCGCTGAACTCGTTCGCGCCGCTAGCTGCGAACGGCCCGCAGGTTTCTGCGCTTAAGGAAGCAATCGTCGACTTGGCTGTGCAGGGAAGGCTCTTGAGCGGAGGCGCTCAAAGCTGGACTGAAGTAGCACTTTCGGAAGTGCTTGAGCCGCTCGCTGATGGAAGGATTGTGCATCAAGGCTGGAGTCCGCAGTGCGAGGCGGTTCCTTCAGTGGATGACGGCGAGTGGGGCGTACTGAAGACCACCGCGATTCAACTCGGGAGGTATGTTGCTGAAGAGAACAAGCGACTACCATCGAAGTTGAAACCACGGGACCAGTACGAGGTGCGTGCTGGGGATATCCTGAGTACTCGTGCCGGTCCGCGCGCCGGTGCGGGGTTTCGTGCTTAGTGAAATACACGCCCGCGGCTCATCTTCTCGGACAAGGCCTACCGCTTCCGTGTCAATCCATCGCTGATCGATCCAGCGTATATGGAACTAGTCCTCGGCTCGCCGAGCACCAGGCGCGCGATCGACGCAATGAAGACAGGGAGTAGCGAGAGCGGACTAAACCTCACCGAAGTCCGCTTTCGTCGACTTCCCATTCGTTTTCCGTCTCTCAAAAACCAACTTGAGACGATCAGAATTATTGAGTCAC from Gemmatimonadaceae bacterium includes the following:
- a CDS encoding type I restriction endonuclease subunit M — translated: MSVARVLEYYDRVADAPDAVGKLRRFVLDLAVRGKLVEQDDADESANSLISRIASERKRRVGADELRKSVRHPRGPGSDGTFKLPRGWSWKLPR